The DNA segment TGCGCTTGACGTAAGTCTTCTTCTTACGGACTTCAACGTTGATCGTCTTGCTGCCAGCAACCCTCAACGTGGTAGTGGTCTTGCGCTGCAGGGTAATCTTGCGCGGCTCTTCCAAGCGTTCGCCGTGGCTGCTCTTGAGATGGGCCAGCAGAGCCTGTTTCTCGTTGTCAGTCACAACTTGCTCGGAGCTGGTGTGCGGCAATCCCGCCTCGCGCATCTGCAGCAGCAGGCGCTCCACCGGTGTATCGACCACTTGGGCCAGTTCTTTCACCGTGACTTGCGTCATGCACTTCTCTCCTCAGGCCGCGAAACTTACTCGAACCAATGGGCTCGGGCGGCCATGATCAGCTTGCCGGCACGCTCTTCGTCCATGCCGTCGATGTCGAGCAGGTCGTCAATCGACTGCTCGGCCAGGTCTTCGCGGTTAATAACGCCACGTACAGCGAGTTCAACAGCCAGGTCCTTGTCCATGCCTTCAAGGGAAAGCAGGTCTTCGGCAGGCTGGGCATCCGCCAGTTTCTCTTCGGTCGCGATAGCCTTAGTCAGCAGGCGGTCCTTCGCACGCGCACGCAGCTCGTTGACGATTTCCTCGTCGAAACCATCGATGCTGAGCATTTCTTCCATAGGCACGTAGGCGATTTCTTCCAGGCTGGTGAAGCCTTCTTCTACCAGTACCTGAGCCAGCTCTTCGTCCACTTCCAGTTCTTCGACGAAAGCACGCAGGATGTCGCCGGTTTCGGCTTGCTGCTTGGCCTGGATGTCCGCTTCGGTCATCACATTCAGGGTCCAGCCAGTCAGCTGACTGGCCAGACGCACGTTCTGGCCGCCACGGCCGATGGCCTGGGCCAGGTTGTCCTCGGCAACGGCGATGTCCATTGCATGGGCATCTTCATCGACGATGATCGCCACCACCTCGGCCGGAGCCATGGCGTTGATCACGAACTGCGCGGGGTTGTCGTCCCACAGGACGATATCGACGCGCTCACCGCCCAGTTCGCCGGATACGGCCTGGACGCGGGAACCGCGCATACCGATGCAGGCGCCCTGCGGGTCGATACGCTTGTCCTTCGAACGGACGGCAATCTTGGCGCGGGAACCCGGATCACGGGAGGCAGCCATCACTTCGATCAGCTCTTCGGCGATTTCCGGCACTTCGATGCGGAAAAGCTCGATCAGCATCTGCGGCGCAGTGCGCGACAGGATCAGTTGCGGGCCACGGTTCTCGGTGCGAATTTCCTTCAGCAGGGCGCGTACACGAGCGCCGACGCGGAAGGTTTCACGGGCAATGATGTCTTCGCGGGCCAGCAAAGCTTCGGCGTTGTTGCCCAGGTCAACGATCACGTTGTCACGGGTGACCTTCTTCACGGTGCCGGAAATGATGTCGCCCAGCTTCTCGCGATAGGCTTCCACCACCTGCGCCCGCTCGGCTTCACGCACCTTCTGCACGATGACCTGCTTGGCGGTCTGCGCGGCAATGCGGCCGAACTCGATGGACTCGATCTTCTCTTCGATGATGTCGCCAATCTTGGCGTGCTCATCGCGTTCCTGGGCCTGGTCGAGGGTCAGCTGGATAGCCGGATCCTCGAAATCGTCCTCTTCGACCACAGTCCAGCGACGGAAAG comes from the Pseudomonas sp. TCU-HL1 genome and includes:
- the nusA gene encoding transcription termination factor NusA; this encodes MSKEVLLVVESVSNEKGVPAGVIFEALELALATATKKRYEDEVDLRVAINRHSGIYDTFRRWTVVEEDDFEDPAIQLTLDQAQERDEHAKIGDIIEEKIESIEFGRIAAQTAKQVIVQKVREAERAQVVEAYREKLGDIISGTVKKVTRDNVIVDLGNNAEALLAREDIIARETFRVGARVRALLKEIRTENRGPQLILSRTAPQMLIELFRIEVPEIAEELIEVMAASRDPGSRAKIAVRSKDKRIDPQGACIGMRGSRVQAVSGELGGERVDIVLWDDNPAQFVINAMAPAEVVAIIVDEDAHAMDIAVAEDNLAQAIGRGGQNVRLASQLTGWTLNVMTEADIQAKQQAETGDILRAFVEELEVDEELAQVLVEEGFTSLEEIAYVPMEEMLSIDGFDEEIVNELRARAKDRLLTKAIATEEKLADAQPAEDLLSLEGMDKDLAVELAVRGVINREDLAEQSIDDLLDIDGMDEERAGKLIMAARAHWFE